Proteins from a single region of Deltaproteobacteria bacterium:
- a CDS encoding mismatch-specific DNA-glycosylase, with product MRSGSKGKPGISLPGKSLPDYLRPGLDIVFVGLNPGLYSAQIGRYFAHRQNRFWPALAASGLVPEMVSPENDVRLPDWGIGLTDVVKRPTSGIHELSPAEFRRGAKALEEKIAYYKPRIVCFVGFTGYRYCCGKAGSSGRQDARFGGAHVFVIPSTSPRNAHYSLETIIAALRDLKEYRERLGEDERGERPVP from the coding sequence ATGCGAAGTGGTAGCAAAGGAAAGCCGGGCATCTCCTTGCCAGGAAAGTCGCTCCCCGATTATTTACGACCCGGCCTCGATATCGTCTTTGTCGGCCTGAATCCTGGTCTGTATTCCGCACAAATTGGTCGTTACTTCGCGCATCGACAGAATCGTTTCTGGCCGGCATTAGCCGCTTCGGGGCTTGTGCCGGAGATGGTTAGTCCGGAAAACGATGTTCGTTTGCCGGATTGGGGGATCGGACTTACGGATGTGGTCAAACGCCCGACTAGTGGCATTCATGAGCTGTCGCCCGCCGAATTCCGCCGTGGCGCGAAAGCATTGGAAGAGAAAATTGCTTACTACAAACCGCGCATTGTCTGCTTTGTCGGCTTCACCGGCTATCGGTATTGCTGTGGCAAAGCCGGGAGCAGTGGTCGTCAGGACGCTCGCTTCGGCGGGGCGCATGTGTTTGTCATTCCCTCGACCAGTCCACGCAATGCGCACTATTCGCTGGAAACGATCATTGCCGCGCTCCGCGATTTGAAAGAGTACCGAGAGCGGCTGGGAGAAGACGAACGAGGAGAACGGCCAGTTCCCTGA